The following coding sequences lie in one Maribacter forsetii DSM 18668 genomic window:
- a CDS encoding GNAT family N-acetyltransferase: protein MENNIQFEQLKPELYNTYIDIGTKAYNQHYTHLWPNGNTKTYIENSFTKEVLLQEEKDQDTILYVIKLESAYVGLLKITLHKKLQEFSKADALYLDKIYILNEYSGKGIGAKSMQFVEKIAKNNAKKVIFLESMQKGMALPFYQKHSFKIAAITQVPFNNVIEDEKPMYLLKKVL from the coding sequence ATGGAGAATAATATTCAGTTTGAACAACTGAAACCAGAACTTTACAACACCTATATTGACATAGGCACGAAAGCCTATAATCAACATTACACACATTTATGGCCCAATGGCAATACCAAAACATATATAGAAAATAGCTTTACGAAAGAGGTTTTACTACAGGAAGAAAAAGATCAGGATACCATTTTATATGTAATTAAATTAGAATCCGCATATGTAGGTTTGTTAAAAATCACCTTGCACAAAAAACTACAAGAGTTTAGCAAAGCTGATGCTTTGTACCTTGACAAAATCTATATACTCAACGAATATTCAGGAAAAGGCATAGGTGCTAAAAGCATGCAGTTCGTTGAAAAAATTGCCAAGAATAACGCTAAAAAAGTAATCTTTTTAGAATCTATGCAAAAAGGAATGGCGCTACCATTTTATCAAAAACATTCTTTTAAAATAGCAGCCATAACCCAAGTGCCATTCAACAATGTTATTGAAGACGAAAAACCTATGTACCTCCTAAAAAAAGTCTTATAA
- a CDS encoding thioredoxin family protein, which translates to MARTESKMLALGTVAPEFSLLDTVSKKTMNLHALNGHKGTMIMFVCNHCPFVIHVNPEITKMAIEYQKKGIHFIAISSNDVENYPEDGPHYMRIKAKAENYTFPYLYDEDQSIAKKYNAACTPDFFLFDGELKLVYRGQLDDSRPGNGLPLTGKDLRNAIENLLKGEAIDPNQKPSIGCNIKWKSNNQ; encoded by the coding sequence ATGGCAAGAACGGAAAGCAAAATGTTGGCATTGGGTACAGTAGCACCAGAATTTAGTCTGTTAGATACTGTAAGTAAAAAAACCATGAATTTGCACGCTTTAAACGGTCATAAGGGAACAATGATCATGTTTGTCTGCAACCATTGCCCCTTTGTAATTCATGTGAATCCAGAAATCACTAAAATGGCTATTGAATATCAGAAAAAAGGAATTCACTTTATAGCTATTTCGAGCAATGATGTTGAAAACTACCCAGAAGATGGTCCACATTATATGAGGATAAAGGCTAAAGCTGAAAATTATACTTTCCCATACCTATATGACGAAGACCAATCTATTGCAAAAAAATACAATGCCGCCTGCACACCGGATTTTTTCCTTTTTGACGGAGAGCTAAAATTAGTTTACCGCGGTCAGCTAGATGATTCTAGACCAGGAAATGGTTTACCGTTAACCGGCAAAGACCTAAGAAATGCCATTGAAAATCTTTTAAAAGGTGAAGCAATAGACCCAAATCAAAAGCCTAGCATAGGTTGTAATATTAAATGGAAATCTAATAATCAATAA
- a CDS encoding tRNA-binding protein — protein MKDTITRQDFSKIDMRVGTIIDVLDFPEARNPSYKLHIDFGDEIGVKKTSAQITEKYKKEDLVGLQVTAVVNFPKKQIANFMSECLILGAVENSSVVLLQPQMKVPNGLKIS, from the coding sequence ATGAAAGATACAATAACCAGGCAAGATTTCAGTAAGATCGATATGAGAGTGGGTACAATTATAGATGTTCTGGATTTTCCGGAGGCTAGAAATCCCTCATATAAATTACATATAGATTTTGGTGATGAAATAGGGGTTAAAAAAACATCTGCTCAAATAACGGAAAAATACAAGAAAGAAGACCTTGTAGGACTTCAAGTAACAGCTGTTGTTAATTTTCCTAAAAAGCAAATTGCCAATTTTATGAGTGAATGTCTTATATTGGGAGCAGTAGAAAATAGTTCCGTGGTGCTTCTTCAACCGCAAATGAAAGTGCCAAACGGATTAAAAATCTCCTAG
- a CDS encoding bile acid:sodium symporter family protein: MTDNILDTIHINFDSGSLWMMNLVLSLVMFGVALEISVSDFKPLWQKPKSLLLGLTSQFVLLPALTFLLVLIIEPLPSIALGMFMVAACPGGNISNFISYLSKANTALSVSLTAIATMLAVVMTPLNFHFWSMRYEPSAGLIQDISIAPLEMIKLVFLLLGLPLILGMYVNYKKPKLALKIAKKLKIVSLVFFICLVFIALFNNRIIFMDYVLYVFWIVLIHNLIAFSTGYSLGRLFKLPVGSLRSITIETGIQNSGLGLLLIFTFFEGLGGMALLAAFWGIWHIVSGLILAAFWNRKPVTKETIA, translated from the coding sequence TTGACTGATAATATTTTAGATACCATTCATATTAATTTTGATTCGGGTTCACTTTGGATGATGAACCTTGTTTTAAGTTTGGTAATGTTTGGCGTAGCTTTAGAGATTTCAGTTTCAGATTTTAAACCTTTGTGGCAAAAGCCTAAATCGTTGTTATTGGGTTTAACTAGTCAGTTTGTTTTACTGCCGGCTTTAACTTTTTTATTGGTGCTCATAATTGAGCCTTTACCAAGCATAGCACTTGGTATGTTTATGGTTGCGGCCTGTCCTGGTGGTAACATTTCTAATTTTATATCATACTTATCTAAAGCCAATACGGCATTGTCCGTAAGTCTTACCGCTATTGCTACTATGTTAGCGGTTGTAATGACACCCTTAAATTTTCATTTCTGGTCCATGCGCTATGAGCCTAGTGCGGGTTTAATTCAAGATATTTCAATAGCACCTTTAGAGATGATCAAACTGGTTTTTTTATTACTAGGGCTGCCTTTGATTTTAGGTATGTACGTAAATTATAAGAAACCAAAATTGGCATTGAAAATAGCAAAGAAACTAAAAATAGTATCATTGGTGTTTTTTATTTGCTTGGTATTTATAGCGCTATTTAATAACCGAATTATTTTTATGGATTATGTACTTTATGTTTTTTGGATCGTATTAATTCATAACCTTATTGCATTTTCTACGGGTTATAGTCTTGGTCGATTATTTAAATTACCGGTAGGTAGTCTTAGGTCCATAACTATTGAAACTGGAATACAGAATTCTGGTTTAGGCTTACTTTTGATTTTCACCTTTTTTGAAGGATTAGGAGGCATGGCGCTTCTTGCCGCATTTTGGGGAATTTGGCATATAGTTTCGGGATTAATTTTAGCTGCTTTCTGGAATAGAAAACCAGTTACTAAAGAGACTATAGCGTGA
- a CDS encoding lysophospholipid acyltransferase family protein has product MSGLLYSLVKIVVRTGLYGYHKKIVISGLENIPKDKPVMFLPNHQSALIDVLLIATDCNRKPYFLTRSDVFKGNFLKRMFSYFQMLPIYRMRDGRDTLSNNDAIFNSCAEILNRGEALLLFPEANHNLKRTVRTLSKGFTRILIRTFELYPDVDVQLIPVGLNYKHAAHFPDEVAIHYGAPISAKSFYDSKDLNKTSFDMKREVSERLKKLTVHIPNDGEYEMILDRLNAENADFLNPMSTNKKIESYTHEEQRLSNDTIPRQEERSLFKFLFTVLNFPFVLIWRTWLKPKVPEDEFMGTFRFACAIITYPIYMTLLFAILSFSLSAYLACIILSILTLVNVMLVKYGLR; this is encoded by the coding sequence GTGAGCGGATTATTGTATTCTTTGGTTAAAATTGTTGTAAGAACCGGACTGTACGGTTATCATAAGAAAATCGTCATTTCTGGGCTAGAGAATATTCCTAAAGATAAGCCTGTAATGTTTTTACCAAATCATCAAAGCGCACTTATAGATGTTTTATTAATTGCAACAGATTGTAATAGAAAACCTTATTTTTTAACGCGATCAGATGTTTTTAAGGGCAATTTTTTAAAACGTATGTTCTCTTATTTTCAAATGCTACCTATATATAGAATGCGCGATGGTAGAGATACACTTTCTAATAACGATGCTATATTTAATTCATGTGCAGAAATCTTAAATAGGGGAGAAGCTCTACTTTTATTCCCAGAGGCAAATCATAACCTAAAGCGAACGGTTAGAACTTTAAGCAAGGGCTTTACAAGAATTTTGATACGCACTTTTGAATTATACCCAGATGTAGATGTTCAACTAATACCTGTAGGTTTAAATTACAAGCATGCCGCTCATTTTCCTGATGAGGTTGCAATACATTATGGAGCCCCAATTTCAGCTAAGAGTTTTTATGATTCAAAAGACCTGAATAAAACAAGTTTTGATATGAAGCGGGAAGTTTCTGAGCGACTGAAGAAATTAACCGTTCATATACCAAATGATGGAGAGTATGAGATGATTTTAGATCGATTAAACGCCGAGAACGCAGACTTTCTAAATCCTATGTCAACGAATAAAAAAATTGAATCATACACTCATGAAGAGCAGCGATTATCTAATGACACAATACCTAGACAAGAAGAGCGAAGTTTATTTAAGTTTTTATTTACTGTGTTAAATTTTCCGTTTGTTCTTATTTGGAGGACATGGTTGAAACCAAAAGTACCTGAAGATGAGTTTATGGGTACCTTTAGATTTGCCTGTGCAATTATAACTTATCCTATTTACATGACTTTGCTTTTTGCTATTCTATCATTTAGTTTATCTGCATACTTAGCATGTATAATACTGAGTATATTGACATTGGTAAATGTTATGTTGGTAAAATATGGTTTGCGGTAG
- a CDS encoding PUR family DNA/RNA-binding protein yields the protein MSERDLSDQEEIHSKVLRAGRRTYFFDVRSTKAGDYYLTITESKKFTHDDGSFHYKKHKIYLYKEDFDAFKENVEEMMDFIINEKGSEVISERHQKDFKKEEVATEAELPVENTTTSTSSFTDVSFEDI from the coding sequence ATGAGCGAAAGAGATTTATCAGATCAGGAAGAAATTCACTCCAAAGTTTTACGCGCAGGTAGAAGAACGTACTTTTTCGATGTAAGAAGTACAAAAGCTGGGGACTATTATTTAACGATTACAGAAAGTAAGAAATTTACACATGACGATGGTTCTTTCCATTATAAGAAGCATAAAATTTATTTATACAAAGAAGACTTTGATGCCTTCAAAGAAAATGTTGAAGAAATGATGGATTTCATCATTAATGAAAAAGGATCCGAAGTAATTTCTGAAAGACACCAAAAAGATTTTAAGAAAGAAGAAGTTGCGACTGAAGCTGAATTACCTGTAGAGAATACAACTACAAGTACGTCTAGCTTTACAGATGTTAGTTTTGAAGATATTTAA
- a CDS encoding ABC transporter ATP-binding protein has product MKELKHLNKYFKKYWLKLFFGIIITIVARLFQLIMPSYVNNSITVVEQYINAEIEKSTAQELLMEYILIIVGAAILSGFFTFLMRQLIINISRYIEYDLKNEIFDHYQKLSLNFYKKNRTGDLMNRISEDVNEVRMYAGPAIMYGIQTLTLFACLIPLMFIKAPTLAAYTLLPLPFLSVLIYQISKVIHKRSTIVQQYLSTLSTFTQEIFSGVSVIKAYALEPQTNDDLVKLANEGKEKSVSLAKVNAWFFPLMILLIGISNILVIYIGGKQYLAGEIEVGLIAEFILYVNMLTWPVAIVGWLTSIVQRAAASQQRINEFLNEESEIKNTPTHQHDVKGKIEFKDVDFTYQDTNINALKHLSFTINEGETTAIIGKTGSGKSTILDLVSRLYDTTSGEILIDDEPIKHIDLTSLRESIGAVPQDAFLFSDSIKNNIKFGKEGATDQEIIDIAKDAVVHENIMGFSKKYDTVLGERGITLSGGQKQRVSIARALIKKPQIYLFDDCLSAVDTETEEEILNNLKKASQNKTTLIVSHRVSSAKNADKILVLDDGRLIQQGTHDELNTREGYYKDLYHKQLSEKES; this is encoded by the coding sequence ATGAAAGAACTTAAGCATCTAAATAAATACTTTAAAAAATACTGGCTTAAGCTTTTTTTCGGGATCATAATAACCATAGTTGCAAGGTTATTTCAATTGATTATGCCCTCTTACGTTAATAATTCTATTACTGTAGTTGAACAGTATATAAATGCGGAAATAGAAAAATCAACAGCGCAAGAATTGTTGATGGAGTATATACTTATTATAGTAGGTGCAGCAATATTATCTGGTTTCTTTACTTTTTTAATGCGCCAATTAATAATCAATATTTCAAGATATATAGAATACGATCTTAAAAATGAAATATTTGATCATTATCAAAAACTTAGTCTCAACTTCTACAAGAAAAATAGAACAGGAGATTTAATGAATAGAATAAGTGAAGATGTAAATGAAGTACGCATGTATGCCGGTCCGGCAATTATGTACGGTATACAGACACTGACTTTATTTGCCTGTTTAATACCTTTAATGTTCATAAAGGCACCTACATTGGCTGCCTATACACTATTGCCATTACCTTTTTTATCTGTATTAATATATCAAATAAGTAAGGTCATACATAAGAGAAGTACCATTGTACAACAATACTTATCTACACTTTCTACATTTACGCAAGAAATATTTTCAGGAGTTTCGGTCATTAAAGCCTATGCTTTAGAACCACAGACCAATGATGATTTAGTAAAACTTGCCAATGAAGGGAAAGAGAAAAGTGTAAGCTTAGCAAAGGTAAATGCCTGGTTTTTTCCATTAATGATACTACTAATAGGTATCAGTAATATATTGGTTATTTATATTGGCGGAAAACAATATTTAGCCGGTGAAATTGAAGTTGGTTTAATTGCCGAGTTTATTTTATATGTAAATATGCTGACTTGGCCAGTTGCTATCGTAGGGTGGCTCACTTCTATAGTACAAAGAGCTGCTGCCAGCCAACAACGTATTAATGAGTTTTTAAATGAGGAGTCAGAAATTAAGAACACACCCACTCACCAGCATGATGTAAAAGGTAAGATTGAATTTAAAGATGTTGATTTTACGTACCAAGACACCAACATCAATGCCTTAAAGCATTTATCGTTTACTATAAACGAAGGTGAGACAACTGCGATTATTGGTAAAACTGGATCAGGTAAATCAACTATATTAGATTTAGTATCACGATTATACGATACTACATCTGGCGAAATATTAATAGATGACGAACCAATAAAACATATAGATTTAACCAGTTTAAGAGAGTCTATTGGTGCCGTACCACAAGATGCCTTTCTATTTTCCGACAGCATAAAGAACAATATTAAATTTGGAAAAGAAGGGGCCACAGACCAAGAAATCATAGATATTGCCAAAGATGCCGTTGTTCATGAAAACATCATGGGTTTCTCTAAAAAATACGATACCGTTTTAGGTGAAAGAGGTATTACATTAAGTGGCGGACAAAAGCAACGTGTCTCTATTGCAAGAGCGTTAATCAAGAAACCACAAATTTATTTATTTGATGACTGTCTTTCTGCAGTGGATACAGAAACGGAGGAAGAAATATTGAATAATCTTAAAAAAGCCTCTCAGAATAAAACTACATTAATTGTAAGTCACAGAGTTTCTTCAGCAAAAAATGCCGATAAAATTCTTGTTTTAGATGACGGAAGACTAATTCAGCAAGGTACGCATGATGAGTTAAATACGCGAGAAGGTTACTATAAAGACCTCTATCACAAACAGCTTTCAGAGAAAGAAAGTTAA